From Ochotona princeps isolate mOchPri1 chromosome X, mOchPri1.hap1, whole genome shotgun sequence, one genomic window encodes:
- the OTUD6A gene encoding OTU domain-containing protein 6A codes for MEASKSERQRIIRRHRHEKKELQAHIQAMKNDIPRSDKKRRKQMLLEVARLEAEIERKHQQEIQGFDQSPAGPADVDTITEDLAKMDLENQPPFVSRAQRRRERKAAIERERRERIRVQERERTASYGREEEAKLATILLAKNLEMKYIPADGHCMYRAVQHQLPVFVTVASLRRSTAEYMQHHVDEFLPFFSNPDGHTCTRKDFLKYCEDIDRCASWGTQIELRALSHILQTPIEVIQADSPIITIGEEYNKKPLILVYLRYACDIGEHYNSVRSIEVKGTEAEGAKAKGAEAEGAGVESTDALGDEAAGAAAADDAAAMMPRYF; via the coding sequence ATGGAGGCCTCAAAGAGTGAACGGCAGCGGATCATTCGTCGCCATCGCCACGAGAAGAAAGAGCTTCAAGCTCACATTCAGGCCATGAAAAACGACATTCCTAGAAGCGATAAAAAGCGAAGAAAGCAGATGCTGCTAGAAGTGGCCCGCTTAGAGGCGGAGATAGAACGAAAACACCAGCAGGAGATACAGGGATTCGACCAGAGCCCTGCCGGCCCCGCCGATGTCGATACGATCACGGAAGACCTGGCCAAGATGGATCTGGAGAACCAGCCACCTTTCGTGTCCAGAGCTCAGCGAAGGCGTGAACGAAAGGCGGCCATCGAGCGAGAGCGACGGGAGAGGATCCGCGTACAGGAAAGGGAACGTACGGCCAGCTATGGTCGTGAAGAGGAAGCGAAGCTGGCCACCATCCTGCTCGCCAAGAATCTGGAGATGAAGTACATCCCAGCCGACGGCCACTGCATGTACCGCGCTGTGCAGCACCAGCTGCCAGTATTTGTGACTGTGGCCAGCCTGCGCCGCAGCACTGCAGAATATATGCAACATCATGTTGACGAGTTCCTGCCGTTTTTTAGCAATCCCGACGGCCACACCTGTACCCGCAAAGACTTCCTCAAATACTGCGAGGATATCGACAGATGTGCATCCTGGGGAACCCAAATCGAACTGCGAGCCCTGTCGCACATCCTGCAGACACCCATCGAGGTGATCCAGGCCGATTCGCCCATCATCACTATCGGAGAGGAGTACAACAAGAAGCCTCTCATCCTCGTCTACCTCCGCTACGCCTGCGACATAGGAGAACATTACAATTCCGTAAGATCTATTGAGGTCAAAGGCACAGAAGCCGAGGGCGCCAAAGCCAAAGGAGCTGAAGCCGAGGGCGCCGGAGTCGAAAGCACTGACGCCTTGGGTGACGAAGCTGCAGGCGCTGCAGCCGCGGATGACGCAGCGGCCATGATGCCTCGCTACTTCTAG